Part of the Enterobacter pseudoroggenkampii genome, TCGGGCGAGGGGAAATGCTGGCGTTTGTCGGTGAATCCGGATCCGGTAAAACGACCACGGCACAGGCGATCATTGGTCTGCTGGCCGATAACGCCCGCCGTGATGCAGGAAAAATCGTGCTCAACGGCGAGGAGATTAGCCGGTGGTCCGCTAAGCGTCTCGATACCCTTCGCGGGGCGCGAATTAGCCTGGTTCCGCAGGATCCGGGTAATTCACTCAACCCGGTGAAGACCATTGGCGCGCAGGTCGGAGAGATTATTCAGCTACACCAGAAAGTGACCCGCGCCGAGCGCGACGAGCAGGTGCTCGCCCTGCTGACAAAGGTCGGCCTGAGCCACCCCGAACAGCGCATGACGCAGTATCCCCATCAGCTCTCCGGTGGGATGAAACAGCGCGTGCTGATTGCCATCGCCATTGCCCTGCGCCCGGACGTGATCGTTGCTGATGAGCCCACCAGCGCGCTGGACGTGACGGTGCAAAAACGCATTCTCGATCTGCTGGATATCCTGCGGCGGGAATCGGGCACTGCCGTTCTGTTTGTCACCCACGATCTGGCCCTGGCCGCCCAGCGCGCGGACAGGCTGCTGGTTTTTCGCGATGGCGAAATTCAGGAGCAAGGCAGCACCGTCGATATTGTCCGTACGCCGCAGCACGCCTACACCCGTCAGTTGCTGAGCGATCTCCAGGGCCAGCGCCTGACCATTGCCCCGGTATCAGGTCTTCCGCTCGCGTCACCGGCCATTCGCGCTCGCGCCATCAGAAAACAATTCTCGCTGGGCAAAGGTCATCAGCTTCAGGCGCTGGATCGGGTGACGTTTGACGTCAGGCGCGGCAGCACGCATGCGCTGGTCGGTGAATCCGGCTCCGGGAAGACCACCCTCGCCCGTATTTTGCTGGGTTTTGAACAGGCGGACAGCGGACAGGTCATTATTGATGATATTGATGCCACCACGCTCAGCCGCGAGGCCCGTCGTCAGCTGCGCCAGAAGATCCAGTTTGTCTACCAGAACCCGTTTGCCTCTCTCGACCCGCGTCAGACGCTGTTTGACATCATCGAAGAGCCCCTGAAGAACTTTTCTCGCCTCGGTAAGGCGGAGCGAAAGGTTCGGGTGGAAACCGTGGCGCAGCGGGTTGCCCTGCCCGTCGAACTCCTGGGCCGCACCGCCCGGGAACTTTCAGGCGGACAGCGTCAGCGCGTGGCCATCGCCCGGGCGCTGATCCTGGAGCCGACCATTCTGGTGCTGGACGAAGCCACCTCCGCGCTGGACGTCACCGTGCAGGCGCAGATTCTGGCTCTGCTTCAGCAGCTGCAGCAGCAGCTGGGATTGACCTACCTCTTTATCACGCACGATCTGTCTACCGTCCGCCGGATCGCCCACAGCGTCACGGTGCTGCGCAGCGGTCAGGTAGTCGAACACGGCGACGTCGGAACCTTATTTGCATCGCCGCAGAACGATTATACCCGCGAGCTGATTGACGCCATTCCCCATTTTTCACCCGCTACGGAGGAGTTCGCATGACGCGAAAACGCCTGGGATTTTTCACCCGCCTGCTTGACGACGCTACGCCGAAGGAGCGCTATCGTCTGGCAACTGAACAGATCCGCCACGCCGAACGCCACGGTTTTGACAGCGCCTGGATTGCGCAGCACCACTTTCACGAAAGTGAAGGTGGACTGCCGTCACCGCTACTGTTTCTGGCACACGTAGCCTCACATACCGAAACCATCCGCCTGGGTACGGCTATCATTACCCTGCCGATGGAAAACCCGCTGCGCGTCGCAGAAGATGCCGCCGTGCTGGATTTACTCGCCAATGGCCGTCTTGAAGTCGGTTTTGGTTCAGGCGGCACACCGACCTCATTTCTGCCGTTCGGCCTGACGTTTGAGGAGCGCGGCGCGGCCTTTGCCGACCATTTGCATGTTATTCAAAGCGCCTGGCGCGGGGATTCGCTCACCCATCCGGATAACCACCTTTACCCGCCAGCGCCACAGCTTGCTGACCGGATTTGGATTGCCACCTTTTCGGTCGACGGTGCCGTTCGCGCCGCGCGGGCCGGACACGGTTTAATGCTCTCCCGCACGCAGCCGCGCCCGGCAGACCAGTTGGATTTAACGCTCGACGCGATCCAGAACCCTATTGTGGATGCCTACCTTGAGGCGCTGCCCGCGGGCAGCGCACCGCGCATTCTGGCTTCCCGTACGGCATTCGTCGCCGACAGCGACGACTATGCGCTCAAGGTCGCCACACCGGGTCTGACGAAACAAGCCCAGCAGCATCGCGCTGCCGGGCATGCGGTTAAAGGTGACACCGTCACCGATTTTCATCGCCAGTTCGACGCCCATATCGGTTCGCCCGAGACGGTGCTGCGTTCGCTGCAGGCCGATTCCGTTCTCCGGCGCGCCACGGACATCTCATTCCAGGTCCATTCGGTCGAGCCCACCCATCGCGACACGCTGCGCTCCATCGAACTGATCGCAGAACACATTGCCCCCCATATACGTTGAGGAGATACCTATGTCATTAAGTCACGACATTCTCGCCGAGCTGGCGGAAATTAAACCCGGTTCCCCTCTGGCAGAGGCGCGCGCCACACGGGACGCCGCCACGCGCCACGCACAGGGCAGCTACGAAATCTTATTTACCCAGCAGGATAGCGATTTTGCGCTGGACGAGCGCTTCGCCGTCGCGGCAAAAGTCGCCAGGTGGCACAACGCGGAGGCGCTGGCCGCGCACTATGCGGGGTTTGGCCTGGCCGACCCGACCTCTGAACGCCTGACCCCGGCGCTCAATTTCGCGCGGCTGCTGACCTTCTCCCCCGTCGAAGCCACGCCGGCATCGTTAAGGGCGCTGACCCAGGCGGGATGGAGCAAGGAAGGCATCGTGACCCTGGCGCAGCTTATCGCGTTTGTCAGCTTCCAGAGCCGACTGATTGCCGGGCTGCGGCTGCTGAACGACAGGCCTGTCGCCAAAAGCGATGCGCCGGTGGCGGCAGGCATCTGGCACACGACCGCCACCACGGCCACCGGAAAGGCGGCTCCCGTCGCGTTTACCCAGCAGGAGCTGGGATGGGAGCCATGGATAGCAGCAAAACCGCTGGCGGATTTTCGTGACGATGAGGTTGCCATCCTTGCAAAATTTGGCCATACCGATTCCGAC contains:
- a CDS encoding dipeptide ABC transporter ATP-binding protein, yielding MTVLSVENLTISYRTARQWREVVHNVSFTLGRGEMLAFVGESGSGKTTTAQAIIGLLADNARRDAGKIVLNGEEISRWSAKRLDTLRGARISLVPQDPGNSLNPVKTIGAQVGEIIQLHQKVTRAERDEQVLALLTKVGLSHPEQRMTQYPHQLSGGMKQRVLIAIAIALRPDVIVADEPTSALDVTVQKRILDLLDILRRESGTAVLFVTHDLALAAQRADRLLVFRDGEIQEQGSTVDIVRTPQHAYTRQLLSDLQGQRLTIAPVSGLPLASPAIRARAIRKQFSLGKGHQLQALDRVTFDVRRGSTHALVGESGSGKTTLARILLGFEQADSGQVIIDDIDATTLSREARRQLRQKIQFVYQNPFASLDPRQTLFDIIEEPLKNFSRLGKAERKVRVETVAQRVALPVELLGRTARELSGGQRQRVAIARALILEPTILVLDEATSALDVTVQAQILALLQQLQQQLGLTYLFITHDLSTVRRIAHSVTVLRSGQVVEHGDVGTLFASPQNDYTRELIDAIPHFSPATEEFA
- a CDS encoding putative FMN-dependent luciferase-like monooxygenase, which gives rise to MTRKRLGFFTRLLDDATPKERYRLATEQIRHAERHGFDSAWIAQHHFHESEGGLPSPLLFLAHVASHTETIRLGTAIITLPMENPLRVAEDAAVLDLLANGRLEVGFGSGGTPTSFLPFGLTFEERGAAFADHLHVIQSAWRGDSLTHPDNHLYPPAPQLADRIWIATFSVDGAVRAARAGHGLMLSRTQPRPADQLDLTLDAIQNPIVDAYLEALPAGSAPRILASRTAFVADSDDYALKVATPGLTKQAQQHRAAGHAVKGDTVTDFHRQFDAHIGSPETVLRSLQADSVLRRATDISFQVHSVEPTHRDTLRSIELIAEHIAPHIR
- a CDS encoding alkylhydroperoxidase domain protein, with amino-acid sequence MSLSHDILAELAEIKPGSPLAEARATRDAATRHAQGSYEILFTQQDSDFALDERFAVAAKVARWHNAEALAAHYAGFGLADPTSERLTPALNFARLLTFSPVEATPASLRALTQAGWSKEGIVTLAQLIAFVSFQSRLIAGLRLLNDRPVAKSDAPVAAGIWHTTATTATGKAAPVAFTQQELGWEPWIAAKPLADFRDDEVAILAKFGHTDSDYFRLLGRNLPVLEQRTLTDKGIFYTPGGLPRAERELAATVASKINGCIYCASVHARKASQLSKDDPAVEALLAVRPGQSLSEGQSARWQAEIDFAAALSVTPPAATPLHLAALEKEGLDTLAQLDLVQSAAFFAWANRLMLTLGEPWLA